One part of the Arabidopsis thaliana chromosome 4, partial sequence genome encodes these proteins:
- the PPD1 gene encoding Photosystem II reaction center PsbP family protein (Photosystem II reaction center PsbP family protein; FUNCTIONS IN: calcium ion binding; INVOLVED IN: photosynthesis; LOCATED IN: in 7 components; EXPRESSED IN: 21 plant structures; EXPRESSED DURING: 14 growth stages; CONTAINS InterPro DOMAIN/s: Photosystem II oxygen evolving complex protein PsbP (InterPro:IPR002683), Mog1/PsbP/DUF1795, alpha/beta/alpha sandwich (InterPro:IPR016124), Mog1/PsbP, alpha/beta/alpha sandwich (InterPro:IPR016123); Has 35333 Blast hits to 34131 proteins in 2444 species: Archae - 798; Bacteria - 22429; Metazoa - 974; Fungi - 991; Plants - 531; Viruses - 0; Other Eukaryotes - 9610 (source: NCBI BLink).), whose product MASSAFAFPSYIITKGASTDSFKSTSLSSSRSLVTDFHLLFSRPISSGPKYQSAKSAKPESPVAINCLTDAKQVCAVGRRKSMMMGLLMSGLIVSQANLPTAFASTPVFREYIDTFDGYSFKYPQNWIQVRGAGADIFFRDPVVLDENLSVEFSSPSSSNYTSLEDLGSPEEVGKRVLRQYLTEFMSTRLGVKRQANILSTSSRVADDGKLYYQVEVSQSQVPNYILLL is encoded by the exons ATGGCTTCATCTGCATTTGCGTTTCCTTCTTACATAATAACCAAAGGAGCCTCAACAGATTCTTTCAAATCAActtctctgtcttcttctcgATCTTTGGTTACAGATTTCCAT CTTTTGTTCTCCAGACCCATCTCTTCCGGTCCTAAATACCAATCTGCCAAGTCCGCTAAACCGGAATCTCCAGTCGCCATAAACTGCTTAACCGATGCCAAACAG GTTTGTGCAGTTGGGAGGAGGAAGAGCATGATGATGGGCTTGCTCATGTCTGGTTTAATAGTTTCACAAGCCAATCTTCCAACAGCATTTGCTTCAACTCCAGTGTTTAGAGAATACATAGATACATTTGATGGATACTCCTTCAAGTACCCTCAAAATTGGATCCAAGTCCGAGGAGCTGGTGCTGATATATTCTTTAGAGACCCTGTTGTCCTCGACGAGAACCTTTCAGTCGAGTTTTCTTCGCCTTCTTCCTCAAATTACACGTCACTTGAAGACTTGGGATCCCCTGAAGAAGTAGGAAAGAGAGTACTTAGACAGTACTTGACTGAGTTTATGTCCACTAGACTCGGGGTTAAGCGCCAGGCCAACATTCTAAGCACTTCCTCTAGAGTTGCAGATGATGGTAAACTCTACTACCAAGTTGAGGTAAGCCAAAGTCAAGTACCAAACTACATCCTCCTTCTGTGA
- the UGT84A3 gene encoding UDP-Glycosyltransferase superfamily protein (UGT84A3; FUNCTIONS IN: UDP-glycosyltransferase activity, sinapate 1-glucosyltransferase activity, transferase activity, transferring glycosyl groups; INVOLVED IN: metabolic process; LOCATED IN: cellular_component unknown; EXPRESSED IN: 23 plant structures; EXPRESSED DURING: 14 growth stages; CONTAINS InterPro DOMAIN/s: UDP-glucuronosyl/UDP-glucosyltransferase (InterPro:IPR002213); BEST Arabidopsis thaliana protein match is: UDP-Glycosyltransferase superfamily protein (TAIR:AT4G15500.1); Has 8054 Blast hits to 7973 proteins in 495 species: Archae - 0; Bacteria - 428; Metazoa - 2313; Fungi - 57; Plants - 5089; Viruses - 102; Other Eukaryotes - 65 (source: NCBI BLink).) yields the protein MDPSRHTHVMLVSFPGQGHVNPLLRLGKLIASKGLLVTFVTTEKPWGKKMRQANKIQDGVLKPVGLGFIRFEFFSDGFADDDEKRFDFDAFRPHLEAVGKQEIKNLVKRYNKEPVTCLINNAFVPWVCDVAEELHIPSAVLWVQSCACLTAYYYYHHRLVKFPTKTEPDISVEIPCLPLLKHDEIPSFLHPSSPYTAFGDIILDQLKRFENHKSFYLFIDTFRELEKDIMDHMSQLCPQAIISPVGPLFKMAQTLSSDVKGDISEPASDCMEWLDSREPSSVVYISFGTIANLKQEQMEEIAHGVLSSGLSVLWVVRPPMEGTFVEPHVLPRELEEKGKIVEWCPQERVLAHPAIACFLSHCGWNSTMEALTAGVPVVCFPQWGDQVTDAVYLADVFKTGVRLGRGAAEEMIVSREVVAEKLLEATVGEKAVELRENARRWKAEAEAAVADGGSSDMNFKEFVDKLVTKHVTREDNGEH from the coding sequence ATGGACCCGTCTCGTCATACTCATGTGATGCTCGTATCTTTCCCCGGCCAAGGTCACGTAAACCCTCTACTTCGTCTCGGAAAGCTCATAGCCTCTAAAGGCTTACTCGTCACCTTTGTCACCACAGAGAAGCCATGGGGCAAGAAGATGCGTCAAGCCAACAAGATTCAAGACGGTGTGCTCAAACCGGTCGGTCTAGGTTTCATCCGGTTTGAGTTCTTCTCTGACGGCTTCGCCGACGACGATGAAAAAAGATTCGACTTCGATGCCTTCCGACCACACCTTGAAGCTGTCGGAAAACAAGAGATCAAGAATCTCGTTAAGAGATATAACAAGGAGCCGGTGACGTGTCTCATAAACAACGCTTTTGTCCCATGGGTATGTGATGTCGCCGAGGAGCTTCACATCCCTTCGGCTGTTCTATGGGTCCAGTCTTGTGCTTGTCTCACGGCTTATTACTATTACCACCACCGGTTAGTTAAGTTCCCGACCAAAACCGAGCCGGACATCAGCGTTGAAATCCCTTGCTTGCCATTGTTAAAGCATGACGAGATCCCAAGCTTTCTTCACCCTTCGTCTCCGTATACAGCTTTTGGAGATATCATTTTAGACCAGTTAAAGAGATTCGAAAACCACAAGTCTTTCTATCTTTTCATCGACACTTTTCGCGAACTAGAAAAAGACATCATGGACCACATGTCACAACTTTGTCCTCAAGCCATCATCAGTCCTGTCGGTCCGCTCTTCAAGATGGCTCAAACCTTGAGTTCTGACGTTAAGGGAGATATATCCGAGCCAGCGAGTGACTGCATGGAATGGCTTGACTCAAGAGAACCATCCTCAGTCGTTTACATCTCCTTTGGGACTATAGCCAACTTGAAGCAAGAGCAGATGGAGGAGATCGCTCATGGCGTTTTGAGCTCTGGCTTGTCGGTCTTATGGGTGGTTCGGCCTCCCATGGAAGGGACATTTGTAGAACCACATGTTTTGCCTCGAGAGCTcgaagaaaagggtaaaatcGTGGAATGGTGTCCCCAAGAGAGAGTCTTGGCTCATCCTGCGATTGCTTGTTTCTTAAGTCACTGCGGATGGAACTCGACAATGGAGGCTTTAACTGCCGGAGTCCCCGTTGTTTGTTTTCCGCAATGGGGAGATCAAGTGACTGATGCGGTGTACTTGGCTGATGTTTTCAAGACAGGAGTGAGACTAGGCCGCGGAGCCGCTGAGGAGATGATTGTTTCGAGGGAGGTTGTAGCAGAGAAGCTGCTTGAGGCCACAGTTGGGGAAAAGGCGGTGGAGCTGAGAGAAAACGCTCGGAGGTGGAAGGCGGAGGCCGAGGCCGCCGTGGCGGACGGTGGATCATCTGATATGAACTTTAAAGAGTTTGTGGACAAGTTGGTTACGAAACATGTGACGAGAGAAGACAACGGAGAACACTAG
- the PPD1 gene encoding Photosystem II reaction center PsbP family protein (Photosystem II reaction center PsbP family protein; FUNCTIONS IN: calcium ion binding; INVOLVED IN: photosynthesis; LOCATED IN: in 9 components; EXPRESSED IN: 21 plant structures; EXPRESSED DURING: 14 growth stages; CONTAINS InterPro DOMAIN/s: Photosystem II oxygen evolving complex protein PsbP (InterPro:IPR002683), Mog1/PsbP/DUF1795, alpha/beta/alpha sandwich (InterPro:IPR016124), Mog1/PsbP, alpha/beta/alpha sandwich (InterPro:IPR016123); BEST Arabidopsis thaliana protein match is: PsbP-like protein 1 (TAIR:AT3G55330.1); Has 30201 Blast hits to 17322 proteins in 780 species: Archae - 12; Bacteria - 1396; Metazoa - 17338; Fungi - 3422; Plants - 5037; Viruses - 0; Other Eukaryotes - 2996 (source: NCBI BLink).): MASSAFAFPSYIITKGASTDSFKSTSLSSSRSLVTDFHLLFSRPISSGPKYQSAKSAKPESPVAINCLTDAKQVCAVGRRKSMMMGLLMSGLIVSQANLPTAFASTPVFREYIDTFDGYSFKYPQNWIQVRGAGADIFFRDPVVLDENLSVEFSSPSSSNYTSLEDLGSPEEVGKRVLRQYLTEFMSTRLGVKRQANILSTSSRVADDGKLYYQVEVNIKSYANNNELAVMPQDRVARLEWNRRYLAVLGVENDRLYSIRLQTPEKVFLEEEKDLRRVMDSFRVEKI; encoded by the exons ATGGCTTCATCTGCATTTGCGTTTCCTTCTTACATAATAACCAAAGGAGCCTCAACAGATTCTTTCAAATCAActtctctgtcttcttctcgATCTTTGGTTACAGATTTCCAT CTTTTGTTCTCCAGACCCATCTCTTCCGGTCCTAAATACCAATCTGCCAAGTCCGCTAAACCGGAATCTCCAGTCGCCATAAACTGCTTAACCGATGCCAAACAG GTTTGTGCAGTTGGGAGGAGGAAGAGCATGATGATGGGCTTGCTCATGTCTGGTTTAATAGTTTCACAAGCCAATCTTCCAACAGCATTTGCTTCAACTCCAGTGTTTAGAGAATACATAGATACATTTGATGGATACTCCTTCAAGTACCCTCAAAATTGGATCCAAGTCCGAGGAGCTGGTGCTGATATATTCTTTAGAGACCCTGTTGTCCTCGACGAGAACCTTTCAGTCGAGTTTTCTTCGCCTTCTTCCTCAAATTACACGTCACTTGAAGACTTGGGATCCCCTGAAGAAGTAGGAAAGAGAGTACTTAGACAGTACTTGACTGAGTTTATGTCCACTAGACTCGGGGTTAAGCGCCAGGCCAACATTCTAAGCACTTCCTCTAGAGTTGCAGATGATGGTAAACTCTACTACCAAGTTGAG GTGAACATAAAGTCATACGCAAACAACAACGAGCTAGCTGTGATGCCACAAGATCGAGTGGCTCGTTTGGAATGGAACCGGCGCTACCTTGCAGTTCTAGGAGTTGAGAACGATAGACTCTATTCAATTAGACTCCAAACACCCGAGAAAGTTTTcctggaagaagaaaaagatctaAGAAGAGTCATGGATTCGTTTAGGGTCGAGAAGATTTAG
- the UGT84A1 gene encoding UDP-Glycosyltransferase superfamily protein (UGT84A1; CONTAINS InterPro DOMAIN/s: UDP-glucuronosyl/UDP-glucosyltransferase (InterPro:IPR002213); BEST Arabidopsis thaliana protein match is: UDP-Glycosyltransferase superfamily protein (TAIR:AT4G15490.1); Has 7986 Blast hits to 7909 proteins in 477 species: Archae - 0; Bacteria - 354; Metazoa - 2305; Fungi - 71; Plants - 5077; Viruses - 110; Other Eukaryotes - 69 (source: NCBI BLink).) — protein sequence MGSISEMVFETCPSPNPIHVMLVSFQGQGHVNPLLRLGKLIASKGLLVTFVTTELWGKKMRQANKIVDGELKPVGSGSIRFEFFDEEWAEDDDRRADFSLYIAHLESVGIREVSKLVRRYEEANEPVSCLINNPFIPWVCHVAEEFNIPCAVLWVQSCACFSAYYHYQDGSVSFPTETEPELDVKLPCVPVLKNDEIPSFLHPSSRFTGFRQAILGQFKNLSKSFCVLIDSFDSLEQEVIDYMSSLCPVKTVGPLFKVARTVTSDVSGDICKSTDKCLEWLDSRPKSSVVYISFGTVAYLKQEQIEEIAHGVLKSGLSFLWVIRPPPHDLKVETHVLPQELKESSAKGKGMIVDWCPQEQVLSHPSVACFVTHCGWNSTMESLSSGVPVVCCPQWGDQVTDAVYLIDVFKTGVRLGRGATEERVVPREEVAEKLLEATVGEKAEELRKNALKWKAEAEAAVAPGGSSDKNFREFVEKLGAGVTKTKDNGY from the coding sequence atgggatcCATATCAGAAATGGTGTTCGAAACTTGTCCATCTCCAAACCCAATTCATGTAATGCTCGTCTCGTTTCAAGGACAAGGCCACGTCAACCCTCTTCTTCGTCTCGGCAAGTTAATTGCTTCAAAGGGTTTACTCGTTACCTTCGTTACAACGGAGCTTTGGGGCAAGAAAATGAGACAAGCCAACAAAATCGTTGACGGTGAACTTAAACCGGTTGGTTCCGGTTCAATCCGGTTTGAGTTCTTTGATGAAGAATGGGCAGAGGATGATGACCGGAGAGCTGATTTCTCTTTGTACATTGCTCACCTAGAGAGCGTTGGGATACGAGAAGTGTCTAAGCTTGTGAGAAGATACGAGGAAGCGAACGAGCCTGTCTCGTGTCTTATCAATAACCCGTTTATCCCATGGGTCTGCCACGTGGCGGAAGAGTTCAACATTCCTTGTGCGGTTCTCTGGGTTCAGTCTTGTGCTTGTTTCTCTGCTTATTACCATTACCAAGATGGCTCTGTTTCATTCCCTACGGAAACAGAGCCTGAGCTCGATGTGAAGCTTCCTTGTGTTCCTGTCTTGAAGAACGACGAGATTCCTAGCTTTCTCCATCCTTCTTCTAGGTTCACGGGTTTTCGACAAGCGATTCTTGGGCAATTCAAGAATCTGAGCAAGTCCTTCTGTGTTCTAATCGATTCTTTTGACTCATTGGAACAAGAAGTTATCGATTACATGTCAAGTCTTTGTCCGGTTAAAACCGTTGGACCGCTTTTCAAAGTTGCTAGGACAGTTACTTCTGACGTAAGCGGTGACATTTGCAAATCAACAGATAAATGCCTCGAGTGGTTAGACTCGAGGCCTAAATCGTCAGTTGTCTACATTTCGTTCGGGACAGTTGCATATTTGAAGCAAGAACAGATCGAAGAGATCGCTCACGGAGTTTTGAAGTCGGGTTTATCGTTCTTGTGGGTGATTAGACCTCCACCACACGATCTGAAGGTCGAGACACATGTCTTGCCTCAAGAACTTAAAGAGAGTAGTGCTAAAGGTAAAGGGATGATTGTGGATTGGTGCCCACAAGAGCAAGTCTTGTCTCATCCTTCAGTGGCATGCTTCGTGACTCATTGTGGATGGAACTCGACAATGGAATCTTTGTCTTCAGGTGTTCCGGTGGTTTGTTGTCCGCAATGGGGAGATCAAGTGACTGATGCAGTGTATTTGATCGATGTTTTCAAGACCGGGGTTAGACTAGGCCGTGGAGCGACCGAGGAGAGGGTAGTGCCAAGGGAGGAAGTGGCGGAGAAGCTTTTGGAAGCGACAGTTGGGGAGAAGGCAGAGGAGTTGAGAAAGAACGCTTTGAAATGGAAGGCGGAGGCGGAAGCAGCGGTGGCTCCAGGAGGTTCGTCGGATAAGAATTTTAGGGAGTTTGTGGAGAAGTTAGGTGCGGGAGTAACGAAGACTAAAGATAATGGATACTAG
- the PPD1 gene encoding Photosystem II reaction center PsbP family protein (Photosystem II reaction center PsbP family protein; FUNCTIONS IN: calcium ion binding; INVOLVED IN: photosynthesis; LOCATED IN: in 6 components; EXPRESSED IN: 21 plant structures; EXPRESSED DURING: 14 growth stages; CONTAINS InterPro DOMAIN/s: Photosystem II oxygen evolving complex protein PsbP (InterPro:IPR002683), Mog1/PsbP/DUF1795, alpha/beta/alpha sandwich (InterPro:IPR016124), Mog1/PsbP, alpha/beta/alpha sandwich (InterPro:IPR016123); BEST Arabidopsis thaliana protein match is: PsbP-like protein 1 (TAIR:AT3G55330.1); Has 35333 Blast hits to 34131 proteins in 2444 species: Archae - 798; Bacteria - 22429; Metazoa - 974; Fungi - 991; Plants - 531; Viruses - 0; Other Eukaryotes - 9610 (source: NCBI BLink).), with translation MMMGLLMSGLIVSQANLPTAFASTPVFREYIDTFDGYSFKYPQNWIQVRGAGADIFFRDPVVLDENLSVEFSSPSSSNYTSLEDLGSPEEVGKRVLRQYLTEFMSTRLGVKRQANILSTSSRVADDGKLYYQVEVNIKSYANNNELAVMPQDRVARLEWNRRYLAVLGVENDRLYSIRLQTPEKVFLEEEKDLRRVMDSFRVEKI, from the exons ATGATGATGGGCTTGCTCATGTCTGGTTTAATAGTTTCACAAGCCAATCTTCCAACAGCATTTGCTTCAACTCCAGTGTTTAGAGAATACATAGATACATTTGATGGATACTCCTTCAAGTACCCTCAAAATTGGATCCAAGTCCGAGGAGCTGGTGCTGATATATTCTTTAGAGACCCTGTTGTCCTCGACGAGAACCTTTCAGTCGAGTTTTCTTCGCCTTCTTCCTCAAATTACACGTCACTTGAAGACTTGGGATCCCCTGAAGAAGTAGGAAAGAGAGTACTTAGACAGTACTTGACTGAGTTTATGTCCACTAGACTCGGGGTTAAGCGCCAGGCCAACATTCTAAGCACTTCCTCTAGAGTTGCAGATGATGGTAAACTCTACTACCAAGTTGAG GTGAACATAAAGTCATACGCAAACAACAACGAGCTAGCTGTGATGCCACAAGATCGAGTGGCTCGTTTGGAATGGAACCGGCGCTACCTTGCAGTTCTAGGAGTTGAGAACGATAGACTCTATTCAATTAGACTCCAAACACCCGAGAAAGTTTTcctggaagaagaaaaagatctaAGAAGAGTCATGGATTCGTTTAGGGTCGAGAAGATTTAG
- the UGT84A4 gene encoding UDP-Glycosyltransferase superfamily protein (UGT84A4; FUNCTIONS IN: transferase activity, transferring hexosyl groups, UDP-glycosyltransferase activity, sinapate 1-glucosyltransferase activity, transferase activity, transferring glycosyl groups; INVOLVED IN: metabolic process; LOCATED IN: cellular_component unknown; EXPRESSED IN: 8 plant structures; EXPRESSED DURING: seedling growth; CONTAINS InterPro DOMAIN/s: UDP-glucuronosyl/UDP-glucosyltransferase (InterPro:IPR002213); BEST Arabidopsis thaliana protein match is: UDP-Glycosyltransferase superfamily protein (TAIR:AT4G15490.1); Has 7709 Blast hits to 7630 proteins in 448 species: Archae - 0; Bacteria - 291; Metazoa - 2115; Fungi - 68; Plants - 5083; Viruses - 91; Other Eukaryotes - 61 (source: NCBI BLink).): protein MEMESSLPHVMLVSFPGQGHISPLLRLGKIIASKGLIVTFVTTEEPLGKKMRQANNIQDGVLKPVGLGFLRFEFFEDGFVYKEDFDLLQKSLEVSGKREIKNLVKKYEKQPVRCLINNAFVPWVCDIAEELQIPSAVLWVQSCACLAAYYYYHHQLVKFPTETEPEITVDVPFKPLTLKHDEIPSFLHPSSPLSSIGGTILEQIKRLHKPFSVLIETFQELEKDTIDHMSQLCPQVNFNPIGPLFTMAKTIRSDIKGDISKPDSDCIEWLDSREPSSVVYISFGTLAFLKQNQIDEIAHGILNSGLSCLWVLRPPLEGLAIEPHVLPLELEEKGKIVEWCQQEKVLAHPAVACFLSHCGWNSTMEALTSGVPVICFPQWGDQVTNAVYMIDVFKTGLRLSRGASDERIVPREEVAERLLEATVGEKAVELRENARRWKEEAESAVAYGGTSERNFQEFVDKLVDVKTMTNINNVV from the coding sequence atggagaTGGAATCGTCGTTACCTCATGTGATGCTCGTATCATTCCCAGGGCAAGGTCACATAAGCCCTCTTCTTCGTCTCGGAAAGATCATTGCCTCTAAAGGCTTAATCGTCACCTTTGTAACCACAGAGGAACCATTGGGCAAGAAGATGCGTCAAGCCAACAATATTCAAGACGGTGTGCTCAAACCGGTCGGGCTAGGTTTTCTCCGGTTCGAGTTCTTCGAGGATGGATTTGTCTACAAAGAAGACTTTGATTTGTTACAAAAATCACTTGAAGTTTCCGGAAAACGAGAGATCAAGAATCTTGTCAAGAAATATGAGAAGCAACCAGTGAGATGTCTCATAAATAATGCCTTTGTTCCATGGGTTTGTGACATAGCCGAGGAGCTTCAAATCCCATCAGCTGTTCTTTGGGTCCAGTCTTGTGCTTGCCTCGCCGCTTATTACTATTACCACCACCAGTTAGTTAAGTTTCCGACCGAAACCGAGCCGGAAATAACCGTTGACGTCCCTTTCAAGCCATTAACATTGAAGCATGACGAGATCCCTAGCTTTCTTCACCCTTCCTCTCCGCTGTCCTCTATAGGAGGTACCATTTTAGAGCAGATCAAGCGACTTCACAAGCCTTTCTCTGTTCTCATCGAAACTTTTCAAGAACTTGAAAAAGATACCATTGACCACATGTCCCAGCTCTGCCCTCAAGTCAACTTCAACCCCATCGGTCCGCTTTTTACTATGGCTAAAACCATAAGGTCTGACATCAAGGGAGACATCTCCAAGCCAGATAGTGACTGCATAGAGTGGCTTGACTCGAGAGAACCATCCTCCGTTGTTTACATCTCTTTTGGGACTTTGGCTTTCTTGAAGCAAAACCAGATCGACGAGATTGCTCACGGCATTCTCAACTCCGGGTTGTCCTGCTTATGGGTTTTGCGGCCTCCCTTAGAAGGCTTAGCCATAGAACCGCATGTCTTGCCTCTAGAGCTTGAAGAGAAAGGGAAGATTGTGGAATGGTGTCAACAAGAGAAAGTTTTGGCTCATCCTGCGGTTGCTTGCTTCTTAAGTCACTGTGGATGGAACTCAACCATGGAGGCTTTAACTTCAGGAGTTCCCGTTATTTGTTTCCCGCAGTGGGGAGATCAGGTGACAAATGCGGTGTACATGATTGATGTTTTCAAGACAGGATTGAGACTCAGCCGTGGAGCTTCCGATGAGAGGATTGTTCCAAGGGAGGAGGTTGCTGAGCGACTGCTTGAGGCCACCGTTGGAGAGAAGGCGGTGGAGCTGAGAGAAAACGCTCGGAGGTGGAAGGAGGAGGCGGAGTCTGCCGTGGCTTACGGTGGAACATCGGAAAGGAATTTTCAAGAGTTTGTTGACAAGTTGGTTGATGTCAAGACAATGACAAACATTAATAATGTCGTGTAA